One Candidatus Binataceae bacterium genomic window carries:
- the pgeF gene encoding peptidoglycan editing factor PgeF — translation MTNSTDSSTGKGAVPILRAWDDESFYLGFVGRLGGASAGPYASMNLSQWVGDQSEAVDSNWEALKRELSVMGRVTTLNQTHGVEIHQITSGNAGERLSGDGMVTTEPGIALGIFTADCVPILMADKERRVIGALHAGWRGLVAGIVNSGLSSMNSLGARTANMQIAMGPSIGLCCFEVDASLGERFAREIPGAVRHRRAGLPGKAYLDLRGIIKDQFESAGVELENIWSIGPCTKCESDKFFSRRAAGGRQTGLQLSFIGMKDAR, via the coding sequence GTGACCAACTCGACAGATTCATCAACAGGCAAGGGCGCCGTTCCGATCCTGCGCGCATGGGACGACGAATCATTTTATCTCGGCTTCGTGGGCCGGCTCGGCGGCGCGAGTGCCGGTCCCTACGCCTCGATGAATCTATCGCAGTGGGTGGGCGATCAGAGCGAAGCCGTCGATAGTAACTGGGAGGCGCTCAAGCGAGAACTATCGGTTATGGGCCGCGTCACAACGCTCAATCAGACTCATGGCGTTGAGATTCATCAGATCACCAGCGGCAATGCTGGCGAGCGTCTCAGCGGAGACGGCATGGTGACGACGGAGCCGGGAATCGCGCTGGGGATCTTCACCGCCGACTGCGTGCCGATCCTGATGGCCGATAAGGAGCGCCGCGTGATCGGCGCTCTGCACGCCGGATGGCGTGGGCTCGTCGCGGGTATCGTGAACTCAGGACTCAGTTCGATGAATTCGCTCGGCGCTCGCACTGCGAATATGCAGATCGCGATGGGCCCTTCGATTGGGCTCTGCTGCTTCGAGGTTGACGCGTCGCTCGGCGAGCGATTTGCGCGCGAGATTCCGGGCGCCGTGCGGCATCGCCGCGCCGGGCTGCCGGGCAAGGCCTATCTCGATCTGCGCGGTATCATTAAAGATCAGTTCGAGAGCGCGGGCGTGGAACTCGAAAACATCTGGAGCATCGGGCCATGCACGAAGTGCGAGTCCGACAAGTTTTTCTCGCGCCGCGCCGCGGGTGGACGCCAGACC
- the uvrA gene encoding excinuclease ABC subunit UvrA: protein MEGSISIRGARTHNLADISLEIPRGELTVVTGVSGSGKSSLVFDTLYAEGQRRYVQSLSTYARLFLERMDRPDVDSISQIPPALALKQKNTIKNARSTVGTVTEISDYLRLLYATVGRTICPKCNIEVRRDSVESAAQQIIGAPGLYVVIAPFNTGSRTLADAASYLVQNGYHRIWNDGAITETGALADAESSTESRPSEMLAVIVDRISVIGESENERIREALEKAFYLGGGCARGVRVERENGTMHAQATLEFDRRFNCSRCGTAFAEPSSALFSSNSPIGACAECEGFGRTVELDLEKVIPNPNLSLRQGLIAPWRTPAYREMSEWMLKLARRRRIRINAPFREMTDEERVWLLDGDEGPRDAWDPEKWPGVRGFFKWLEGRRYKTHVRILLAKYRRFVTCAVCAGSKLKAEALTVLVDRKSIAQVSAMTVRDLAVWLDEIAASPQLQARAGTILRELRNRIGYLSEVGLGYLSLERQARTLSGGEAQRIHLASALGSLLIGTLYALDEPTVGLHASDSRRLLAVLRHLRDFGNTVVVVEHDPAMIEGADHVVELGPGGGSEGGRIIFEGSPKKSRLESVAATPGRVLLMRALSRERKFTRRDPAIRIIGATEHNLRGVDAAFPLGRMTCVTGVSGSGKSTLVEDVLYNNFERRAGDTSVEPGTCKRIDGFEQIAEMIHMGQELPTRSMRSNPATYLKIYDDVRKLFASSAEAHRLGVQARHFSFNVAGGRCEKCSGTGTVTIEMHFMADIDVKCDACDGRRFQSHILAIRYHGRNIDEVLDLTVDEARTFFAHSKSAMQRLEALSAVGLGYLRLGQTTSTLSGGEAQRLKLARFLLADLEPAPLNDQGKRLPRMFLLDEPTTGLSSSDVRRLLKVLARLVAEGNTLVVIEHNLEFIAHADYVLDLGPGGGDEGGQIVASGSPIQVAANEKSLTGRELRRMFGLPQKTRAMRTALRTAAGG from the coding sequence TTGGAAGGCTCGATCAGTATCCGCGGAGCGCGCACTCACAATCTCGCCGACATTTCCCTTGAGATTCCGCGCGGCGAGCTTACCGTCGTCACCGGCGTTTCCGGTTCGGGCAAATCGAGCCTCGTGTTCGATACGCTCTATGCCGAGGGCCAACGCCGCTACGTGCAAAGCCTCTCGACCTACGCGCGGCTGTTCCTGGAGCGGATGGATCGGCCCGACGTCGATTCAATCTCGCAGATTCCGCCGGCGCTCGCACTTAAACAGAAGAACACGATAAAGAACGCGCGCTCGACCGTCGGCACCGTCACCGAGATCAGCGATTACCTGCGCCTCCTCTACGCGACCGTCGGCCGCACGATTTGCCCGAAATGTAATATCGAAGTGCGGCGCGATTCCGTCGAGAGCGCCGCGCAGCAGATCATCGGCGCGCCTGGCCTCTACGTTGTGATCGCGCCGTTCAACACCGGCTCGCGCACGCTTGCCGATGCGGCCAGCTATTTGGTGCAGAACGGCTACCACCGTATTTGGAACGATGGTGCGATCACCGAGACGGGCGCGCTCGCCGACGCGGAATCGTCCACGGAATCGCGCCCCAGCGAGATGCTCGCCGTCATCGTCGATCGGATTTCCGTCATAGGCGAGTCGGAGAACGAGCGGATTCGCGAGGCGCTCGAAAAGGCTTTCTATCTCGGCGGCGGATGCGCGCGCGGCGTGCGCGTCGAGCGCGAGAACGGCACGATGCACGCGCAGGCCACGCTCGAATTCGATCGCCGCTTCAATTGCTCGCGATGCGGCACGGCGTTCGCCGAGCCCAGCTCCGCTCTCTTCTCATCCAACAGCCCGATCGGCGCCTGCGCCGAGTGCGAGGGCTTCGGCCGCACCGTCGAGCTCGATCTGGAAAAGGTAATACCCAATCCGAATCTCTCGCTGCGCCAGGGATTGATAGCGCCGTGGCGAACGCCCGCCTATCGCGAGATGAGCGAGTGGATGCTGAAGCTGGCGCGCCGGCGCCGCATCCGCATCAACGCCCCGTTTCGCGAGATGACTGACGAGGAGCGCGTCTGGCTGCTCGACGGCGACGAAGGTCCGCGCGACGCATGGGATCCCGAGAAGTGGCCGGGCGTGCGCGGCTTCTTCAAGTGGCTCGAAGGCCGCCGCTACAAAACTCACGTTCGGATTCTGCTCGCCAAATATCGCCGCTTCGTCACCTGCGCAGTATGCGCCGGCTCGAAACTCAAGGCCGAGGCGCTCACGGTTCTCGTCGATCGAAAATCGATCGCCCAGGTCTCCGCGATGACGGTGCGCGACCTCGCCGTATGGCTCGACGAAATCGCCGCGTCGCCCCAGCTTCAGGCGCGCGCCGGAACGATCCTGCGCGAGCTGCGCAATCGAATCGGCTATCTCAGCGAAGTCGGTCTCGGCTATCTCAGCCTCGAGCGCCAGGCGCGGACGCTGTCCGGCGGCGAAGCGCAACGGATCCATCTCGCTAGCGCGCTCGGCAGCCTGCTTATCGGCACGCTCTATGCCCTCGACGAGCCGACCGTTGGCCTGCATGCGTCGGATTCGCGGCGCCTGCTCGCGGTCCTGCGTCATCTGCGTGACTTCGGCAACACGGTGGTCGTGGTCGAGCATGATCCCGCGATGATCGAGGGCGCCGATCATGTCGTCGAGCTCGGACCCGGCGGCGGCAGCGAAGGCGGCCGCATCATCTTCGAGGGCTCGCCAAAGAAGTCGCGCCTCGAAAGCGTCGCCGCCACGCCCGGCCGCGTGCTCCTGATGCGCGCGCTGTCGCGCGAGCGCAAATTCACCCGCCGCGATCCCGCGATTCGAATCATCGGCGCAACCGAGCACAATCTACGCGGCGTTGATGCCGCCTTCCCGCTCGGCCGTATGACCTGCGTCACTGGCGTCTCGGGCTCGGGCAAATCGACGCTGGTTGAGGATGTCCTCTACAACAATTTTGAGCGCCGCGCAGGCGACACTTCGGTCGAGCCCGGCACATGCAAGCGAATCGACGGCTTCGAGCAGATCGCCGAGATGATTCACATGGGGCAGGAGTTGCCGACGCGCTCGATGCGCTCCAATCCCGCCACGTATCTGAAGATCTACGACGACGTCCGCAAGCTTTTCGCGTCAAGCGCCGAGGCGCATCGGCTGGGCGTACAAGCGCGGCATTTCTCGTTCAACGTCGCAGGCGGGCGATGCGAAAAATGCAGCGGCACCGGGACGGTCACGATCGAGATGCATTTCATGGCCGACATTGACGTGAAATGCGACGCGTGCGACGGCCGCCGCTTCCAGAGTCATATCCTAGCGATTCGCTATCACGGCCGGAACATCGACGAAGTGCTCGATCTCACGGTCGACGAGGCGCGGACGTTCTTTGCGCATTCGAAATCCGCGATGCAGCGGCTGGAGGCGCTGTCCGCAGTCGGGCTCGGTTACCTACGCCTCGGACAAACTACGTCAACCCTATCGGGCGGCGAGGCGCAGCGGCTCAAGCTCGCGCGCTTCCTGCTCGCCGACCTCGAGCCCGCTCCTCTCAACGACCAGGGCAAGCGCCTGCCGCGGATGTTCCTGCTTGACGAGCCGACTACAGGGCTCAGCTCCTCCGACGTGCGGCGGCTGCTCAAAGTGCTCGCGCGCCTGGTCGCCGAAGGCAATACACTGGTTGTTATCGAGCATAACCTGGAGTTCATCGCGCACGCCGACTACGTGCTGGATCTCGGACCGGGCGGCGGCGACGAGGGCGGTCAGATCGTCGCAAGCGGCAGCCCGATCCAGGTCGCGGCCAATGAAAAATCGCTCACCGGCCGCGAACTGCGCCGGATGTTCGGGCTGCCGCAAAAAACCCGCGCCATGCGCACCGCACTCCGCACGGCAGCGGGCGGCTGA
- a CDS encoding RluA family pseudouridine synthase, producing MAERERLDRYLVRSGAVASRRAADELIASGGVTINGRRPRKSDLVSSNDTIEVAAPERLDPIVAEPLLAVEVLYEDAATIVVNKRGGIPCHPLKAGEVGTVMNAVVACYPETAAAGPKPLEGGLVHRLDNGTSGALIIARNREAYAILHNAIRSGAVAREYLALVAGNVARAMMLDAPIAHHAKNARKMMLGAEGSSRKRAGRAAYSAVEPKRRVGEFTLVTIAPRTGSRHQIRVHLANAGYPIIGDTLYGGPPHDALAPGRFWLHLTRISFESAAGVRVSVEAPLPADLKSLLR from the coding sequence ATGGCGGAGCGCGAGCGTCTCGATCGCTACCTGGTACGTAGCGGAGCGGTCGCATCGCGGCGCGCCGCCGATGAGTTGATCGCGAGCGGCGGCGTCACGATCAATGGCCGGCGTCCGCGCAAGAGCGACCTTGTTTCTTCCAACGATACGATCGAAGTCGCCGCGCCTGAGAGACTTGACCCGATCGTTGCCGAGCCGCTGCTCGCGGTCGAAGTTCTCTACGAAGACGCCGCCACGATCGTTGTGAACAAGCGCGGCGGCATTCCATGCCATCCGCTCAAGGCTGGCGAGGTCGGCACCGTCATGAATGCTGTCGTCGCCTGCTATCCCGAGACTGCAGCGGCCGGGCCCAAGCCGCTTGAAGGCGGCCTCGTTCATCGCCTCGACAATGGGACGTCGGGAGCGCTGATCATCGCGCGCAATCGCGAGGCTTACGCCATCCTTCACAATGCGATTCGCAGCGGTGCGGTTGCGCGCGAGTACCTGGCTCTTGTCGCAGGCAACGTCGCGCGGGCGATGATGCTCGACGCACCAATTGCTCATCATGCGAAGAATGCGAGGAAAATGATGCTCGGCGCGGAGGGCTCGAGCCGCAAACGCGCCGGGCGGGCGGCATATTCAGCCGTCGAGCCGAAACGTCGCGTCGGCGAGTTCACGCTGGTCACGATCGCGCCGCGCACCGGCAGCCGTCATCAGATTCGCGTGCATCTGGCGAACGCGGGGTATCCGATCATTGGCGATACGCTGTACGGCGGTCCACCGCACGACGCACTCGCGCCCGGCCGCTTCTGGCTTCATCTGACCAGAATCAGTTTCGAGTCAGCGGCGGGAGTCCGCGTCAGCGTCGAAGCTCCCCTGCCAGCGGATTTGAAATCTCTCCTGCGCTAG
- a CDS encoding TolC family protein, with the protein MNSLSKNLIATLVIALSLAISASSGWSQDGSGLKVTGSLPQNPLPPPSTSGPIQLQHTLPVGQQETGNQTVPNTDANQFEHSDSVVSIPRMLGNQWSVGKTVPPENLISGRYIRSLDTEARSLTLKEAIYIALRNNPALASAQLDPVAAVETIRQANGTFDPNMTAQGDIIKSASPTTSSLQTGGADVYTQKYYDWNFGINKVSAITNGNFGVTFDNERALTNSAFAAVNPSYTPNLALSLSQPLLQNFGWQFATINVRIAESGQKQAQWNYGQSLQDFVLKIGAEYWQVVLSEENLEVARAALRFNEDLVRQNAISVKVGTLAPIDLQEAQSAAATAEANVYTAEANLRNARIQLREDVMLNPYGTFIPEDLEPITRPNPQEIIAADEERALELAVQYRPSLGGLREAIRTSLLQVKFAENQVLPQLNLGTQIGINSTAGTAPCLENFSSAQPSNCTASVNPTLAGTRLPFGGIYGDALNRLWSFGFYNYAAVLTFQLPIANAVARSALAQARILYEQQRLNYRASLSQTVVDVQSSLANLYADQKRAAATAQATYYARQSLHDEQVRFRVGMATTHDLLQFQEEEVNAEGNQVQAETDLENAKLALYHSEGTLLQQYQVNWQVVNPHEVPWYAAF; encoded by the coding sequence GTGAATTCCCTCAGTAAAAATCTGATCGCTACCCTGGTGATTGCTCTGAGCCTCGCGATCAGCGCATCGAGTGGCTGGTCGCAGGACGGTAGCGGGCTCAAGGTCACGGGCTCGTTGCCCCAGAATCCGCTGCCGCCCCCCTCGACCAGCGGGCCGATCCAGCTGCAGCACACGCTGCCGGTCGGCCAGCAGGAAACGGGAAACCAGACGGTACCGAACACCGACGCCAATCAGTTCGAGCACAGCGATTCTGTCGTGAGTATCCCGCGGATGCTTGGCAACCAGTGGTCGGTGGGCAAGACCGTTCCGCCCGAGAACCTGATCAGCGGGCGCTATATCCGCTCGCTCGACACCGAGGCGCGTTCGCTGACGCTGAAGGAAGCGATCTATATTGCGCTGCGCAACAATCCCGCGCTCGCGTCGGCGCAGCTCGATCCAGTCGCGGCAGTCGAGACGATTCGCCAAGCCAACGGCACCTTCGATCCGAACATGACGGCCCAGGGCGACATCATCAAAAGCGCGTCCCCGACGACGTCATCACTGCAGACCGGCGGCGCCGATGTCTACACGCAGAAGTATTACGATTGGAACTTCGGCATTAACAAGGTGTCAGCAATCACCAACGGCAACTTTGGCGTGACCTTCGACAACGAACGGGCACTCACTAACTCCGCGTTTGCCGCGGTCAATCCGTCGTACACGCCGAACCTCGCGCTCTCCTTGTCGCAGCCGCTGCTACAAAACTTTGGCTGGCAATTCGCAACCATCAACGTGCGCATCGCCGAGTCGGGCCAGAAGCAGGCACAATGGAACTACGGTCAGTCGCTGCAAGACTTCGTATTGAAGATCGGGGCCGAATATTGGCAGGTGGTGCTCTCAGAGGAGAACCTCGAAGTCGCACGCGCAGCGCTGCGATTCAATGAAGATCTGGTGCGTCAGAACGCGATCTCGGTCAAAGTCGGCACTCTGGCGCCGATCGATTTGCAGGAAGCCCAGTCTGCTGCGGCAACCGCCGAGGCCAACGTCTACACCGCGGAAGCGAATCTGCGCAACGCGCGCATCCAGCTCCGCGAAGATGTGATGCTGAACCCCTACGGCACGTTCATCCCCGAGGACCTCGAGCCGATCACGCGGCCCAATCCGCAAGAGATAATCGCGGCCGACGAAGAGCGCGCCCTTGAGCTGGCCGTCCAGTACCGGCCCTCGCTCGGCGGCTTGCGCGAAGCGATCCGCACTTCGCTGCTACAGGTGAAGTTTGCCGAGAACCAGGTGCTGCCGCAGCTCAACCTCGGCACGCAGATCGGTATCAACTCAACAGCGGGAACCGCACCCTGCCTCGAGAACTTCAGCTCTGCGCAACCAAGCAATTGTACAGCCAGCGTCAATCCGACGCTCGCCGGTACGCGCCTGCCTTTCGGCGGAATCTACGGCGATGCGCTGAACCGGCTGTGGAGTTTCGGATTCTACAACTATGCGGCAGTGCTCACGTTCCAGTTGCCGATTGCCAATGCCGTCGCGCGATCTGCTCTGGCGCAGGCGCGAATTCTCTACGAGCAGCAGCGGCTGAACTATCGTGCATCGCTATCGCAGACCGTGGTCGATGTGCAGAGCTCGCTCGCGAACCTGTATGCCGATCAGAAGCGCGCCGCGGCCACCGCGCAGGCGACCTATTACGCGCGCCAGTCGCTGCATGACGAGCAAGTCCGCTTCCGCGTCGGCATGGCGACGACCCACGACCTCCTGCAGTTCCAGGAAGAGGAAGTGAACGCCGAGGGCAACCAGGTCCAGGCGGAAACCGATCTCGAGAACGCCAAGCTCGCGCTCTACCATTCCGAGGGCACGCTGCTCCAGCAGTACCAGGTCAACTGGCAGGTAGTGAATCCGCACGAAGTCCCCTGGTACGCCGCGTTCTAG
- a CDS encoding nuclear transport factor 2 family protein yields MGTLSGTIEDRAEINDLYSRYCQSLDHGRYEEWLDCFTDDGVFESPRFGRRAGRDELHKFTAMYRESLGGARALHLVHNLLLKIEGERASGCCDFSYFHCKDLHIQQGTVGFYTDVLRKTPAGWRFLSRCVTILGSR; encoded by the coding sequence ATGGGAACGCTTTCTGGAACGATCGAAGACCGCGCTGAAATCAACGACCTCTATTCTCGCTATTGTCAGTCGCTCGACCACGGCCGCTACGAGGAATGGCTCGACTGCTTCACCGATGATGGAGTGTTCGAAAGCCCGCGCTTCGGCCGCCGCGCAGGCCGCGATGAGTTGCACAAGTTCACCGCGATGTATCGCGAATCGCTCGGCGGCGCGCGCGCGCTTCATCTGGTGCATAACCTGCTGCTGAAGATCGAAGGCGAGCGCGCGTCGGGATGCTGCGACTTCTCGTACTTCCACTGCAAGGACCTGCACATCCAGCAAGGGACCGTCGGTTTCTACACCGACGTCCTGCGCAAAACCCCCGCAGGCTGGCGCTTCCTGAGCCGCTGCGTAACGATCCTCGGCTCGCGCTGA
- a CDS encoding CoA transferase, translating to MKGPLEGIRIVDWTIWQQGPVATQMLADLGAEVIKIEERERGDPGRGIVAVAGGSASKGALNFYFEANNKHKQSIALDLKRPEAREIVYKLAAMSDVFVQNFRKGVAGRLGLGYADLRKLNPRIIYASASGYGPQGPDSGEPSFDYLGQARSGIMNTLGIDSDIPTYIFGGIADQMGAVMLAYGVLAALFAREKTGEGQEVDASHLGSMLALQGLNVVMRTLTGKEFGRNTREHAFNPLWNHYRCADGKWLSLAMLQPDRYWNDFCKTIGKPELATDPRFTEMRTRGKNCAELIRILDPIFATKTRDEWMRALKAGGDFIYTVVNSVNDLPTDPQVKANDYIVSHEHPTHGPVELLGMPVKLSATPGEPRGHAPELGEHTETILTEMLGYSWDDIARLREANVI from the coding sequence ATGAAGGGACCTCTGGAAGGCATTCGTATCGTCGATTGGACGATTTGGCAGCAAGGCCCGGTGGCGACGCAGATGCTCGCCGATCTTGGCGCCGAGGTGATCAAGATCGAGGAGCGCGAGCGCGGCGACCCCGGCCGCGGTATCGTCGCCGTCGCGGGCGGCTCGGCCTCCAAGGGCGCGCTGAATTTCTACTTCGAGGCGAACAACAAGCACAAGCAGAGTATCGCGCTCGATCTGAAACGCCCCGAGGCGCGCGAGATCGTCTACAAGCTCGCGGCGATGAGCGATGTCTTCGTGCAGAACTTCCGCAAAGGCGTCGCGGGCCGGCTCGGCCTCGGCTACGCGGACCTGCGTAAGCTCAACCCGCGCATCATCTATGCGAGCGCTTCGGGCTACGGCCCGCAGGGACCCGACAGCGGCGAGCCCTCCTTCGATTACCTGGGACAGGCGCGCTCGGGGATTATGAACACGCTCGGCATCGACAGCGATATTCCCACGTACATCTTCGGCGGTATCGCCGACCAGATGGGCGCCGTGATGCTCGCATACGGCGTGCTGGCGGCGCTTTTCGCGCGCGAGAAGACTGGCGAGGGCCAGGAAGTCGACGCGTCGCATCTTGGCTCGATGCTCGCGCTGCAGGGCCTCAACGTCGTCATGCGCACGCTCACCGGCAAGGAGTTCGGCCGCAACACGCGCGAGCACGCGTTCAACCCGCTGTGGAATCACTATCGATGCGCGGACGGAAAGTGGCTCAGCCTCGCGATGCTACAGCCGGATCGATATTGGAACGATTTCTGTAAAACGATTGGCAAGCCCGAGCTTGCGACGGATCCGCGCTTCACCGAGATGCGCACGCGCGGCAAGAACTGCGCGGAGCTGATTCGTATCCTCGATCCGATCTTCGCCACCAAAACGCGCGACGAATGGATGCGCGCGCTGAAAGCCGGGGGCGATTTCATCTACACCGTCGTCAACTCGGTGAACGATCTGCCCACCGATCCGCAGGTCAAGGCGAACGATTACATCGTGAGCCATGAGCATCCGACGCACGGCCCGGTCGAGCTGCTCGGGATGCCGGTGAAGCTCAGCGCAACGCCGGGCGAGCCGCGCGGGCATGCCCCGGAACTCGGCGAGCATACCGAGACGATCCTGACCGAGATGCTCGGCTATAGCTGGGACGATATCGCGCGGCTGCGCGAGGCGAATGTTATCTGA
- a CDS encoding ComF family protein, translating into MAAAFQELVNFLYPPRCAACDAPFDISTDYRVCGDCLARVEPVPGPHCEICGGPLESVMNEERLCARCIAEPPSFRRAVAIARYRSRAEDEPGTLPALLRRHKYGLDQAVGRALAEYLGDELPIHPQDYDVVVPIPLHRRRLWWRGFNQSALLASEIAARLALPLDVSVVMRTRFTPPQTARDHDAGKRNVRRAFMVARPARIASKRILLVDDVMTTGATVDECSRAMLAAGAACVDVFTLARVL; encoded by the coding sequence GTGGCCGCGGCGTTCCAGGAGTTGGTGAATTTTCTTTATCCTCCGCGATGCGCCGCGTGCGACGCTCCGTTCGACATATCGACGGACTATCGCGTCTGCGGCGATTGCCTGGCGCGGGTCGAGCCGGTACCGGGACCGCATTGCGAAATATGCGGCGGGCCGCTCGAATCGGTGATGAACGAGGAGCGGCTATGCGCGCGATGTATCGCGGAGCCGCCGTCGTTTCGGCGTGCGGTCGCGATCGCGCGATATCGCTCGAGGGCGGAGGACGAGCCCGGCACTCTGCCCGCGCTGCTGCGGCGGCATAAGTATGGCCTCGACCAGGCCGTCGGGCGTGCGCTCGCTGAGTATCTCGGCGATGAGCTGCCGATTCATCCGCAGGACTACGATGTCGTCGTGCCGATTCCGCTCCATCGGCGCAGACTATGGTGGCGCGGGTTCAATCAGTCCGCCCTGCTCGCATCCGAGATCGCAGCGAGGCTCGCGCTGCCGCTCGACGTGTCAGTGGTGATGCGAACGCGATTCACGCCGCCGCAGACGGCTCGCGATCATGACGCAGGTAAACGCAACGTGCGGCGAGCATTTATGGTTGCACGGCCAGCGCGAATCGCCAGCAAGCGCATCCTTCTAGTCGATGATGTCATGACGACGGGCGCGACCGTGGACGAATGCTCGCGCGCGATGCTGGCGGCGGGTGCGGCCTGCGTTGACGTGTTCACATTGGCGCGAGTGTTATGA
- a CDS encoding methyltransferase domain-containing protein, whose protein sequence is MNRDERALWNERHRGKSAGDAEPFFVEMLARMPKGLALDIAAGRGRHSIPMARAGMRVVAVDIADAAMRALKAVVDKERLAIFPAIANLDTFFFGTRCFDAIVNTNFLDRALFPKFIDALKPGGVLLADTFLIDQARTGHPRDPRFLLKHGELRELMNGLDIAVYREGLVTYRDGSSAWRGSALGVKRS, encoded by the coding sequence ATGAACCGCGACGAACGCGCGTTGTGGAACGAGCGCCATCGAGGCAAATCCGCCGGAGATGCGGAGCCGTTCTTCGTCGAGATGCTGGCGCGGATGCCAAAGGGGCTGGCGCTCGATATCGCGGCGGGCCGGGGGCGTCACTCGATTCCGATGGCGCGGGCGGGCATGCGCGTCGTCGCCGTCGATATCGCCGACGCGGCGATGCGCGCGCTCAAGGCTGTTGTGGACAAGGAGCGGCTTGCCATATTTCCCGCTATCGCCAACTTGGATACTTTCTTTTTCGGGACTCGGTGCTTCGACGCAATCGTGAATACGAATTTCCTTGACCGCGCGCTGTTTCCGAAGTTTATCGACGCGCTCAAGCCAGGAGGAGTGTTGCTCGCAGATACCTTTCTTATCGATCAGGCCAGGACCGGTCATCCGCGCGATCCGCGCTTTCTCTTGAAGCATGGCGAACTGCGCGAGTTGATGAACGGTCTCGATATCGCCGTCTATCGCGAAGGACTGGTGACGTATCGCGACGGCAGCAGCGCGTGGCGCGGGTCGGCGCTCGGGGTGAAGAGGAGCTGA
- the purM gene encoding phosphoribosylformylglycinamidine cyclo-ligase, which yields MAEMTYKSAGVDIDLKEALIPMFRKIARQTSHSHVLGGVGGFGALIGLNGAREMKYPVLVAGTDSVGTKLAIAFMTGRHDTIGIDCVAMCVNDIICHGAAPMFFLDYIGTGKLKRQIAVDIVKGVARGCDLAGASLVGGETAQLSGLYKPGEYDLAGFAVGVVERSKIPVAARIKPGDRIIGIASSGLHSNGYSLARKVLLDHAKLKPGSKIAELGGTLADELLKPTLIYSRVTGDLFEKFKIKGLANITGGGVLENIPRVMPEGVMAVLERGSWPVPPIFDMIQRLGKVSRHEMDRTFNNGVGMAAIVGASEADGVIAHLKRRKFGAHLIGEIRRGKRQVVIA from the coding sequence ATGGCGGAGATGACCTACAAATCGGCGGGCGTCGATATCGATCTGAAAGAAGCGCTCATCCCGATGTTCCGCAAGATCGCGCGGCAGACCTCGCATTCGCACGTGCTCGGCGGCGTCGGCGGCTTCGGCGCGCTTATCGGCCTCAATGGCGCGCGCGAGATGAAGTATCCGGTGCTGGTCGCGGGAACCGACAGCGTCGGAACCAAGCTCGCCATCGCGTTCATGACCGGGCGGCACGACACGATCGGAATCGACTGTGTAGCGATGTGCGTGAACGACATTATCTGCCACGGCGCCGCGCCGATGTTCTTCCTCGATTACATCGGCACCGGCAAGCTCAAGAGGCAGATCGCCGTCGATATCGTTAAAGGCGTGGCGCGCGGATGCGACCTCGCGGGCGCGAGCCTCGTCGGCGGTGAAACGGCGCAGCTCTCCGGACTCTACAAGCCGGGCGAATACGATCTCGCGGGCTTCGCCGTCGGCGTCGTCGAGCGCTCCAAAATCCCGGTGGCGGCGCGAATCAAGCCGGGTGACAGGATTATCGGGATCGCATCGAGCGGGCTGCATTCGAACGGATACTCGCTCGCACGCAAGGTGTTGCTGGATCACGCCAAGCTGAAGCCGGGCTCGAAAATCGCCGAGCTTGGAGGCACGCTCGCCGACGAGTTGCTCAAGCCGACGCTGATTTACTCGCGCGTCACCGGCGATTTGTTCGAAAAATTCAAGATTAAGGGCCTCGCGAATATTACGGGCGGCGGCGTGCTCGAGAATATCCCGCGCGTGATGCCCGAGGGCGTGATGGCAGTGCTGGAGCGCGGCTCATGGCCGGTGCCACCGATCTTCGACATGATCCAGCGGCTCGGCAAAGTTAGCCGCCACGAGATGGATCGTACGTTCAACAATGGCGTCGGCATGGCCGCGATCGTCGGTGCGTCAGAGGCCGATGGAGTCATCGCGCACTTAAAGCGCCGCAAGTTCGGGGCGCATCTTATCGGCGAGATCCGCCGCGGCAAGCGCCAGGTCGTCATCGCGTGA